AATACCGTGCAATTCAAAGGCGAAGTCAGCACGCAAACCTGTTCGGTGAATATTAACGGCAACCAATCCAACCCGGTCGTGTTGCTGCCGACCGTCGCCGCCAGCCAGCTCGCCACCAAAGGCGCCACCGCCGGCGACACCACCTTTACCGTTAACGTCACGGGTTGTGCGGCGGCGACCAGCGATACGGCGATCAAAACCGTGTTGGCGGGCAACAACCCGACCACCAACGGCAATCTGGGCAACGCGGGCGATGCGGCCAAGGTGTCCATTCAACTGCTGGACAGCGACGCCACCACGCCGCTGTCGTTCGCCAGCGGTTCGACCGTCACCACGTCGGCGATGACGCTGGCGAAAGACGCCACCTCCACCTCGCAGAACCTGGTGGCCCGCTACTACGCGGAAGACACCGGCGTGGCGGCCGGTTCGGTGATCGCCACCGCCCAGTTCGCCATTAGCTACAAATAAGCCGGCGTCAGGCGCCATACCTGTTGATGCCAGCGCCGTTCCTTAGCGGACGGCGCTGAATGACTCGCTTCTTTATCGGTTCACGTTTATGCCGCAGATATCCCGTTCCGCC
Above is a window of Serratia nematodiphila DZ0503SBS1 DNA encoding:
- a CDS encoding fimbrial protein → MNVKLVALSMLALSGACAAASSNTVQFKGEVSTQTCSVNINGNQSNPVVLLPTVAASQLATKGATAGDTTFTVNVTGCAAATSDTAIKTVLAGNNPTTNGNLGNAGDAAKVSIQLLDSDATTPLSFASGSTVTTSAMTLAKDATSTSQNLVARYYAEDTGVAAGSVIATAQFAISYK